The genome window TAACGTCTTACAGGTTCAGTGTCAAGTCCATGTTCTTAAATTGATTTGGAATGACAGAGATATAAATAGATTGAGAAAGTGAGACAgcgtgtgatagagagagaaaaaaaagatagAAAGGGGGAGGAAAAGAGTGTAAAAGGAGGTGTGTCACCTTGAGGTACTGTGGAGATGGTGGAGCATAAATACAGCTGTTCATGATGTAGGTGCGACAGTTGAGCTCTTGGCCCCGAGTCTTCACATTCACCTCCACAGGGCTGTAGGCCCCTAGTCGCACGTTCTCCTggctgcacacacacagatacacaaacatgaatacacccacccacacacgtTTTGAACTGGTTAGAACTAGACCACTTCAACCACAATGAAGAAGCACTCAGAATGACACAACAGActcagtatttttatttatttatttaatttaactaggcaagtcagttaagaacaaattcttatttacaatgataggcTACACCGTCCAaaccctggacgacgctgggctaattgtgcgacGACGCtaggctaattgtgcgccgccctattggactcccaatcacgtccggttgtgatacagccttgatACAGTAGACACGGTATGCACCAACTTGGATTAGGTGAACAAGATGAAGGTCTCTTACCTGTCTAGAGACTCGAGGTCGGCCACGTTCATCCTCCATACCACTCCCCACACCTCGTCCGCTGGGCTGTTCTCGATGGTCGCCACACCCCCATGCCAGCGGTCACTGGCCAGACCCTTGTAGTTCCCAAATATCAGCTTGTAGtcctggagagaaggagagatagagagggtcaGGTTAAGGTCAGGTGTCCTTCCAGGTCCTCCTTATAGCCAGGTCAGGTCGGGTCGTACCTTGAGCCTGGCCACACAGTGGATGGAAGCGGAGGGGTTCTTGAGCTGGAGCCTTTCCTTCAGTAGGTTGCTGCCGTAGGCAAAGTACAGGAAGGTGTGGGTTTCTATGTTGTCATCCAtgctgacagagaggaggagaaggagtaggagcaggaggaggaagggcagggtgaggaggaggagtcaaGGTGAAAAGAAGGATGAGTCAAGGGAAgacaagaaggaggaggagggaggagagaatagagagaaaccACAGTCAGCAAGAGTGCTTGGAGGCGGAGCAGAGACGCAAGGTGAGGTCATGAGCGCTACTGTGACAGAGATCAAACTCTGCACCCCCCTCTTTTATACCAGCCCTCTCTCCACTCACTGACTCTCCATTCTCATGCTAATCCATCGGGCCTgccctgtgctgtactgtgctgtgcccACCACTGCCACACAATACACAAACAGCCTGCTGGTTGCTGAGCCTTATGGCCTGAGCTGGCTGAACTCACAGTCACACCAGCATGTCATTCACAGTGTGCTGCAACAAGCCTGCATAGCACTGTCTTGTGGACAGAGAGAAGTTAGTGGTGTGTTGCAGCTGATGCTTTGACAAATAGGCCAATCCATCACTCATGTTTGCTTGCATGCACATGGATTTATGTTTACACCCCCGTTGGTAATCAGGCAGACCTAAATTATGGACACTGAAATATCATTTGAACTTTGCTTTGAAATCATGTCATGGGcactggtgtagtggagggtaaatgcAGTTTACACACCTTTTTTATTTTGTGCCAAGCTTTACCCATCTTTTGCAAAAAAATGCATTGAAGGTATAGGAAGCATTACTGGTCACGGGAATGGAAGGCTAAACATAAACATGGCTGGTCCATCAAGGTCCAGTAGGTAACTTTGTGGacaacctgaccaaattcacataggaaattaaaatcaaattaaagtttatttgtcacgtgcgccgaatacaacaggtagaccttacagtgaaatgcttacttacaggctctaaccaatagtgcaaaaaaggtatgaGGTGaccaataggtaagtaaagaaataaaaacaacagtaaaaagacaggctatatacagtgccgAGGCTAtaaaaagtagcgaggctacatacagacaccggttagtcaggctgattgaggtagtatgtacatgtagatatggttaaagtgacaatgcatatatgatgaacagagagtagcagtagcataaaaatgggttggcgggtggtgggtggcgggacacagtgCAGATatcccggttagccaatgtgcgggagcactggttggtcggtccaattgaggtagtatgtacatgaatgtatagttaaagtgactatgcatatatgataaaaagagagcagcagcagcgtaaaagaggggttgggggggcacacaatgcaaatagtccgggtagccatttgattacctgttcaggagtcttatggcttgggggtaaaaactgttgagaagcctttttgttgagaagcctttccggtaccgcttgccatgcggtagcagagagaacagtctatgactggggtggctggggtctttgacaatttttagggccttccggtgtagaggtcctggatggcaggtagcttagccccagtgatgtactgggccgtacgcactacgctctgtagtgccttgtggtcggggGCCGAggaattgccgtaccaggcagtgatgcaaccgttcaggatgctctcgatgttgcagctgtagaaccttttgaggatctcaggacccatgcaaaatctttttagtttcctgagggtgaataggctttgttgtgccctcttcacgactgtcttggtgtgtttggaccatttagtttgttgttgatgtggacacaaaggaacttgaagcgctcaacctgctccactacagccccgtcgatgagaatgggggcgtgcttggtcctccttttcctgtagtccacaatttccttagtcttggttacgttgagggataggttgttattctggcaccacccggccaggtctctgacctcctccctataggctgtctcgtcgttgtcggtgatcaggcctaccactgttgtcgtctgcaaacttaatgatggtgttggagtcgtacctggccaTGCAGCCGTGAGTGAGTTATAGATTGGTAATTCCTATTGAAAGCAAGTCTGATATGCggcagatctgttctatgtgtgatATTTCTATGCTTCTTTAAGTTTAGCTTTTGCAtctttttactttcggttttgtacaccagcttcaaacagcttaaaatacaatattttgggttattgaaatatatttcacagcagtttatattttacaatgattctctacacaatacattgcttgttttgtcatgtAAACTGAAATTAGATGAACATGATAACATTTTAGCAACCAGAAAATGGCTGAGCGACTTCTATCTATTGTACCTTGTGTTATTGGTCATGTTCCCCTGCTCCTACGTTGCTAACGAATGCCAGAGCTTAcaatgcctggataggtattttacataTCAGCAAACCACATCACAACAAAATCTCTATTTTGTTATATaagagtccagacacctttttGTGATTTCACATGTTTTTGAGAAACTTATCCCAAGCAGCAAATCACTTCCTCGTCCTCTTTGTGTAAAATGTGGGCCACAATTTTTAACAAAGGCTCCAAAAACCAAAGAAAATATGTCCTTTTAGAAACAGCAAAGTtcgtatagtgatgcaggtctttagatgttgtacacatgaaattgtgtcattccaaACTTTATCCGCAACGTTTTAT of Salvelinus alpinus chromosome 4, SLU_Salpinus.1, whole genome shotgun sequence contains these proteins:
- the ggctb gene encoding gamma-glutamylcyclotransferase encodes the protein MDDNIETHTFLYFAYGSNLLKERLQLKNPSASIHCVARLKDYKLIFGNYKGLASDRWHGGVATIENSPADEVWGVVWRMNVADLESLDSQENVRLGAYSPVEVNVKTRGQELNCRTYIMNSCIYAPPSPQYLKVILMGAEQNGLPKNYQEKLRSIETNKFEGPLPVMAELERIMKRAKERANH